In Mangrovivirga cuniculi, the following proteins share a genomic window:
- a CDS encoding Na(+)-translocating NADH-quinone reductase subunit A: MSKTIKLKRGFDINLAGKAEKKLVENIKATTYAFKPTDFEGIMRPKLLVKEGDTVKAGTPILYDKKNDAIKFTAPVSGEVVEIVRGKKRKLLEIKILADSEIVYEEFNKFSVSDIESLDAEKIKEQLLKSGVWPNLIQRPYGILANPEENPKAIFISGFDTNPLAPDTDYLLKGQEQYFQAGINILKKLTSGKVHLNLNASGEVSSLFSQIQNVEINKFSGPHPAGNVGVQIHHIDPINKGDIAWTVKPFGVAQIGKLFLEGKYDTKRVIALAGSEVKNPQYYSIYTGACVDKLLENNLNTDNVRVVSGNVLTGRGIKKTGYVGYFDDLVTVIPEGDEYEFLGWILPSTKKVSFHRAFGLLAPFFAGKNKEFVVDTNLHGEPRAFVETGSFEKVTPMDIYPEFLIKAIMAEDFDEMEALGIYEVIEEDLALCEFVDVSKHDIQKILREGINLLQFS, encoded by the coding sequence ATGTCTAAAACTATTAAGCTTAAACGAGGATTCGATATAAATCTTGCCGGTAAGGCTGAGAAAAAACTCGTGGAGAATATTAAGGCAACGACCTATGCCTTTAAACCGACTGATTTTGAAGGGATTATGCGTCCGAAATTATTGGTAAAAGAAGGAGATACTGTGAAGGCAGGAACTCCTATTTTATACGATAAAAAGAATGATGCAATTAAATTCACAGCTCCGGTAAGTGGCGAAGTCGTTGAAATCGTAAGAGGAAAAAAGAGAAAATTGCTTGAGATTAAAATTCTTGCGGACTCTGAAATTGTATATGAAGAGTTTAACAAGTTTTCAGTTTCGGACATAGAGTCTCTGGATGCTGAGAAGATCAAGGAGCAATTATTAAAGAGTGGAGTCTGGCCTAATTTAATACAAAGGCCATATGGGATTTTAGCCAATCCGGAGGAGAATCCTAAAGCTATCTTTATATCAGGTTTCGATACCAATCCTCTGGCGCCGGATACTGATTATCTTTTAAAGGGTCAGGAACAATATTTCCAGGCTGGAATTAATATCCTGAAAAAATTAACTTCCGGTAAGGTTCATTTGAACTTAAATGCTTCAGGTGAGGTTTCTTCCTTATTTTCTCAAATACAAAATGTAGAGATCAATAAATTTAGCGGTCCACATCCTGCAGGTAATGTTGGAGTGCAGATCCACCATATTGATCCAATCAATAAAGGTGATATTGCCTGGACAGTAAAGCCTTTCGGAGTTGCTCAGATAGGGAAATTATTCCTTGAAGGTAAGTATGATACTAAACGTGTAATTGCACTTGCAGGATCAGAGGTGAAAAACCCTCAATATTATTCTATATATACAGGTGCTTGTGTAGATAAATTACTTGAAAACAATTTGAACACTGATAATGTTCGGGTTGTTAGTGGAAATGTATTAACGGGAAGAGGTATTAAGAAAACTGGTTATGTAGGTTATTTCGATGATCTGGTAACTGTAATACCTGAAGGAGACGAGTATGAATTCTTAGGTTGGATATTACCATCAACCAAGAAAGTGAGTTTCCATAGAGCATTCGGTTTACTTGCACCGTTTTTTGCAGGTAAAAACAAAGAATTTGTAGTTGATACTAACTTACACGGTGAGCCAAGAGCATTTGTTGAAACAGGTTCATTTGAGAAAGTTACACCAATGGATATTTATCCTGAGTTCCTTATCAAAGCTATTATGGCTGAAGATTTTGATGAAATGGAAGCTCTAGGGATATATGAAGTAATTGAAGAAGATCTGGCTCTTTGTGAGTTTGTTGATGTTTCAAAACACGATATTCAAAAGATTCTTCGTGAAGGTATTAATTTATTGCAATTTAGCTGA
- a CDS encoding pyridoxal phosphate-dependent aminotransferase — protein MRQKLLSDGSKELNYEIRAIVSKAEKLEALGKKIYWENIGDPIQKHHKIPQWMKNEIANLLKEDNTYGYCHSMGVLSTRKYLAQKTNCYNGCQITEDDILFFNGLGDAISTVYQFIEPASRIIGPSPSYSTHSSAEAAHANQSPVTYLLDPDNNWFPDLDDLYNKIKYNPSITGILIINPDNPTGMVYPREILEKMVAIAKEFDLLVIADEIYENITYNNAQTASLAELIGDHPGISMKGISKEMPWPGSRCGWIEFYNRKKNDEFDKFARALINAKMIEVCATKLPQLAIPRIYENSNFKEYRKDENDKIGKKSRLLESYIADIPGIKFNRTNGAFYNSIIFEDGVIDSKNKLRIENTKVRKLIEEWVDKPNINNDQRFVYYLLGAYGICVVPVSSFCSQLDGFRITLLEDDEDTCDYIYSNLRKALLEYLQIRQIA, from the coding sequence ATGAGACAAAAATTATTAAGCGACGGTTCCAAAGAACTTAATTACGAGATTAGGGCAATAGTATCTAAAGCAGAAAAATTAGAAGCTTTAGGAAAAAAAATCTATTGGGAAAACATCGGTGACCCGATTCAAAAGCATCATAAAATTCCTCAATGGATGAAAAATGAAATTGCCAATCTCTTAAAAGAAGATAATACTTACGGCTATTGCCATAGTATGGGTGTACTTTCTACACGCAAATATCTCGCACAAAAAACAAATTGTTATAACGGATGTCAAATCACAGAGGATGACATCCTGTTCTTTAATGGCCTCGGTGATGCGATTTCCACAGTTTATCAATTTATTGAGCCTGCAAGTAGAATAATCGGCCCATCCCCTTCTTATAGTACTCACAGTTCCGCTGAAGCTGCACATGCAAATCAAAGTCCGGTAACCTATCTGTTAGATCCGGATAATAATTGGTTTCCGGATCTTGACGATCTTTATAATAAAATAAAGTACAATCCTTCAATCACAGGAATATTAATTATAAATCCTGATAACCCCACAGGTATGGTATACCCAAGGGAAATACTGGAAAAAATGGTTGCGATAGCAAAAGAATTTGACCTTTTGGTTATTGCTGATGAAATATATGAGAATATAACTTATAACAATGCCCAAACAGCCAGCCTTGCAGAATTAATTGGGGATCATCCGGGGATTTCAATGAAGGGTATTTCAAAAGAAATGCCATGGCCAGGAAGCAGGTGTGGTTGGATAGAGTTTTATAATCGAAAGAAAAATGATGAATTCGATAAATTCGCCAGAGCTTTAATCAATGCAAAAATGATTGAAGTTTGTGCTACCAAGCTTCCACAACTTGCTATTCCCAGAATTTATGAAAACAGTAACTTCAAAGAATACAGAAAAGATGAAAATGATAAAATTGGTAAAAAAAGCAGGTTGTTAGAATCCTACATTGCCGACATACCAGGGATAAAATTTAACAGGACAAACGGTGCATTTTATAATTCAATAATCTTCGAAGACGGAGTTATCGATTCAAAAAATAAGTTAAGAATTGAAAATACAAAAGTCAGAAAATTGATTGAAGAATGGGTAGACAAGCCAAATATTAACAATGATCAGAGATTTGTTTATTATCTACTGGGGGCTTATGGTATTTGCGTAGTTCCGGTGAGTAGCTTCTGCAGCCAACTGGATGGATTTAGAATTACCTTGCTGGAAGATGATGAGGATACCTGTGATTATATTTACTCAAACTTAAGAAAGGCATTATTAGAGTATTTACAGATTAGACAGATAGCATAA
- a CDS encoding carboxypeptidase-like regulatory domain-containing protein, which translates to MDRLLNLRTVLALFSVIAVFISSCSDDEEEAPTTGTLMGMVTDGSTQTAIEGASVVIYDANTNSPVLTLTTDVDGNYTTELDPGSYFTKVSAQGYLANPPAGISAVPFDITVGVETENNVVLFPNDQTGLGYISGSVTEGSNPVAGVLVIAEAGDIAYSAITDEEGNYTIYNVAAGSYSINGWIAGYNSQTETASVTADTETTDVNVSLTSGASGELSGMVTNLAAENKDVDVALVHPITKETLPGLTGFTQDGQYLITNIPNGTYIGRASYANDQRVMDPDRIFKFGEPTVEITGVATELDFDITGSVQVSSPSNELSSTIPVEITNTTPEFSWVAYSSTSDYVIEVTEAATGNVIWGGFDTTGELPVKNISIPSSQRSITYNSDGNATVPALEPGKVYRWRVYASKDDNNSTTGWTLISASEDQMGLIKIVE; encoded by the coding sequence ATGGATCGATTACTAAACTTAAGAACAGTCTTAGCACTTTTTAGTGTGATCGCTGTATTTATTTCGTCATGTAGTGATGATGAAGAAGAAGCTCCAACAACAGGTACCTTAATGGGAATGGTTACAGATGGAAGTACCCAGACTGCCATCGAAGGAGCCTCAGTAGTTATTTACGATGCAAATACTAATTCGCCAGTGTTAACTTTAACTACTGATGTTGACGGAAATTATACTACGGAACTTGATCCGGGTAGTTATTTCACAAAGGTTTCCGCACAAGGATATCTGGCAAATCCACCTGCTGGAATTTCTGCAGTACCTTTTGATATTACTGTAGGAGTTGAAACTGAAAACAATGTTGTTTTATTTCCGAATGATCAAACAGGTCTTGGATATATTTCAGGATCAGTAACTGAAGGCAGTAACCCGGTAGCAGGAGTGTTGGTAATTGCTGAAGCAGGAGATATTGCTTATTCGGCAATCACTGATGAAGAAGGTAATTATACTATTTACAATGTAGCTGCTGGATCTTATTCAATTAATGGTTGGATTGCCGGATATAATTCACAAACTGAAACAGCTTCAGTTACTGCAGATACTGAAACTACCGATGTAAATGTTTCGCTTACATCAGGAGCATCAGGAGAATTATCAGGTATGGTTACTAACCTGGCAGCTGAGAACAAAGATGTTGACGTTGCGCTTGTACATCCTATTACTAAAGAAACTCTTCCGGGATTAACTGGTTTTACTCAGGATGGACAATATTTGATTACAAATATTCCTAATGGAACCTATATCGGACGTGCTAGTTATGCGAATGACCAGCGTGTGATGGATCCGGATAGAATATTTAAATTTGGAGAACCAACTGTTGAAATCACAGGTGTGGCAACAGAATTAGATTTCGATATCACTGGTTCAGTTCAGGTTTCATCTCCATCTAATGAATTATCAAGTACAATTCCAGTTGAAATTACAAATACAACTCCTGAGTTTAGTTGGGTAGCGTATTCTTCAACGTCTGATTATGTTATAGAGGTAACTGAAGCAGCTACTGGTAACGTGATCTGGGGCGGATTTGATACTACTGGAGAACTTCCCGTGAAAAATATCTCTATTCCTTCATCACAGAGATCTATTACTTATAACTCTGATGGAAATGCTACAGTTCCTGCATTAGAACCTGGTAAAGTATATCGATGGAGAGTTTATGCAAGTAAAGATGATAATAACTCTACTACTGGATGGACATTGATCTCAGCAAGTGAGGATCAGATGGGACTAATTAAAATTGTAGAATAA
- a CDS encoding DUF502 domain-containing protein → MPNKINKPKPEDKKLSKKILRYFFNGLLFIAPVAITIYVLYSVVGWLDNLLPINIPGLGVVTILALITIIGYIGSTFISRPIIDLFEKTIVRIPLISLLFTSIKDLTEAFVGEKKKFKHPVVVNINGQKEVQRLGFITRNDLSVLGIDDKVAVYFPHSYNVSGNIFFYPREWVNPVEVSSSEAMKFLVSGGISGWNKDYIK, encoded by the coding sequence ATGCCAAATAAAATAAATAAGCCAAAACCTGAAGATAAAAAGCTAAGTAAAAAGATATTAAGATATTTTTTTAATGGATTGCTTTTTATCGCTCCAGTAGCGATTACTATTTACGTATTATACTCTGTAGTTGGATGGCTGGATAATCTTTTGCCTATAAATATTCCCGGACTGGGAGTCGTTACTATTCTTGCTTTAATAACAATTATAGGTTATATCGGATCTACTTTTATTTCAAGACCGATAATCGATCTTTTTGAAAAAACAATTGTCAGAATACCTCTAATAAGCTTATTATTTACTTCAATTAAAGACCTGACGGAAGCATTTGTGGGTGAAAAGAAAAAATTTAAACACCCGGTAGTAGTAAACATCAATGGTCAGAAAGAAGTTCAGCGATTGGGTTTCATAACTCGAAATGATCTTTCAGTTTTAGGTATTGATGACAAAGTAGCAGTCTATTTTCCTCATTCGTATAATGTATCAGGAAATATCTTCTTTTATCCAAGGGAATGGGTGAACCCGGTAGAAGTATCTTCATCTGAAGCAATGAAATTCCTTGTTTCGGGTGGTATCAGTGGCTGGAATAAAGACTATATAAAATAA
- the nqrC gene encoding NADH:ubiquinone reductase (Na(+)-transporting) subunit C has protein sequence MRQSNGYVIFFTAILTVVVGGAMALTSVALKPAQQKSIELDTKSQILSAVTDVSEMKNNKILTFYDEHISSLVVDVNGEEISDVVAEKVNVNKQFRMLFKAQKQRREAAKMTQLAERTGDEEAKQEAEALIESAKAIEEKAYFPVFKYTEGEGDNVDAYIFPVYGNGLWNNIFGYIALENNLNVIKGVSFGHVGETPGLGARITNQDVKSRYNGKTIFSDGGELVSVTMVKGEGNPEEKLGPHKVDGMSGATLTANGVNQMLDAYLHYYLNYIDKNKSGEVQAAL, from the coding sequence GTGCGACAGTCTAACGGATACGTAATATTTTTCACCGCAATTCTAACAGTCGTTGTTGGCGGTGCAATGGCATTGACATCTGTAGCCTTAAAGCCGGCGCAGCAAAAGTCAATCGAATTAGATACCAAGTCCCAGATCTTGAGTGCTGTGACAGATGTATCTGAAATGAAGAACAACAAGATATTAACTTTTTATGACGAGCACATTTCATCACTTGTGGTAGATGTGAACGGCGAAGAGATCAGCGACGTTGTAGCTGAAAAAGTTAATGTAAATAAGCAGTTCAGAATGCTTTTTAAAGCTCAGAAGCAGCGCAGAGAAGCAGCGAAAATGACTCAATTAGCAGAAAGAACAGGAGATGAAGAAGCTAAACAAGAAGCTGAAGCATTGATTGAAAGTGCTAAAGCTATTGAGGAAAAAGCTTATTTCCCTGTTTTTAAATATACTGAGGGTGAAGGTGATAATGTGGATGCTTATATTTTTCCTGTTTATGGTAATGGACTTTGGAATAATATCTTCGGATATATTGCTTTAGAAAATAACCTTAATGTAATTAAAGGTGTATCTTTTGGTCACGTTGGGGAAACGCCGGGTCTTGGCGCCAGAATTACGAACCAGGATGTTAAAAGCCGTTACAATGGTAAAACTATCTTTAGCGATGGCGGAGAGCTTGTTTCTGTTACAATGGTTAAAGGAGAAGGCAATCCTGAAGAGAAGTTAGGACCTCACAAGGTCGATGGTATGTCGGGTGCAACTTTAACGGCAAACGGTGTAAACCAAATGCTGGATGCCTACCTTCATTATTATTTAAATTACATAGACAAAAATAAGTCGGGCGAAGTACAAGCTGCGCTTTAA
- a CDS encoding NADH:ubiquinone reductase (Na(+)-transporting) subunit D: MSTETTEVQSEVKEPKKVSEPLLSKRRKQILSDPLNEDNPITVQVLGICSALAVTVKLQPTLIMSIAVIFVIVFSNLIISLMRNLIPTRVRIIVQLAVIASLVTIVSEVLKAYSYPMYKVLGAFVGLIITNCIVMGRLEAFAMGNKPYDSLLDGFGSGFGYAWIILTVAFFRELLGSGSIFNFKVFEELGIAYQANSMMVDSVGAFIILGILIWVQRYVTGYVEN; the protein is encoded by the coding sequence ATGAGTACAGAAACTACCGAAGTACAAAGCGAGGTAAAGGAACCTAAAAAGGTTTCTGAACCATTATTGTCAAAACGTAGAAAGCAAATACTAAGCGATCCTCTTAATGAGGATAACCCGATCACAGTTCAGGTATTGGGTATTTGTTCTGCACTGGCTGTAACAGTGAAATTACAACCTACATTGATCATGTCTATTGCTGTGATCTTTGTGATTGTATTTTCAAACCTCATCATTTCATTGATGAGAAACCTGATACCAACAAGGGTACGTATTATTGTCCAGCTTGCTGTAATTGCATCACTAGTAACAATAGTGAGTGAGGTACTAAAAGCATATAGTTATCCGATGTATAAAGTTCTGGGAGCTTTTGTTGGTCTGATCATTACTAACTGTATTGTAATGGGTAGACTTGAAGCATTTGCAATGGGAAATAAACCTTATGATTCACTTCTTGATGGATTTGGATCAGGTTTTGGTTATGCATGGATTATTTTGACAGTAGCTTTCTTTAGGGAACTACTTGGTTCAGGATCTATTTTTAACTTCAAAGTGTTTGAAGAACTTGGTATAGCTTACCAGGCCAATTCAATGATGGTTGACTCTGTGGGAGCATTCATTATTCTGGGTATCCTTATATGGGTACAGCGCTATGTAACAGGTTATGTTGAAAATTAA
- the cmk gene encoding (d)CMP kinase has product MKKINIAIDGYSACGKSSTAKMIANRLQYKYIDSGAMYRAVTLYFIDNYVDLTNEKKVDKALKNIQIDFRFNSKKEKSETYLNGLNVEEDIRTMRVTNMVSEVSALPEVRKVLVDLQQKLGKKKGVVMDGRDIGSIVLPDAELKVFMTADMKVRALRRQQELLEKDQLVDLNDIIDNLAKRDRIDTTRKVGPLTKVDEAVEIDTTHMTLEEQVEEILNEATSRMVDNKQKI; this is encoded by the coding sequence ATGAAAAAAATTAATATCGCTATCGATGGATATTCCGCATGTGGAAAAAGCAGTACTGCTAAGATGATTGCTAATCGTCTGCAGTACAAGTACATCGACAGTGGGGCAATGTATAGAGCTGTAACTCTTTATTTTATAGATAATTATGTAGATTTGACCAATGAAAAAAAGGTTGATAAGGCATTAAAAAACATTCAAATCGATTTTCGATTTAATAGTAAAAAGGAAAAAAGTGAGACTTATCTCAACGGATTAAATGTCGAAGAGGATATCCGGACGATGAGAGTTACTAATATGGTAAGTGAAGTCAGTGCTCTTCCTGAAGTGCGTAAGGTTTTGGTTGATCTTCAACAAAAGCTGGGAAAGAAGAAAGGAGTGGTAATGGATGGTCGTGATATTGGATCGATAGTATTACCTGATGCTGAATTAAAAGTTTTTATGACAGCCGATATGAAAGTCAGAGCTTTAAGAAGACAACAAGAATTGCTTGAAAAAGACCAATTAGTGGACTTAAACGATATAATTGATAATCTGGCAAAGAGAGATAGAATCGACACAACAAGAAAAGTAGGTCCTTTGACAAAAGTGGATGAAGCAGTGGAAATTGATACTACTCATATGACTTTGGAAGAGCAAGTAGAAGAAATTTTAAATGAAGCAACATCCAGAATGGTAGATAATAAACAAAAAATATAA
- the nqrE gene encoding NADH:ubiquinone reductase (Na(+)-transporting) subunit E: MDLVSLAVRSIFIDNMIFAYFLGMCSFLAVSKKVSTALGLGLAVVFVLSITAPVNWLLQQYVLREGALTWVSAEFANVNLEFLQFIMFIAVIAGMVQLVEMVIEKFSPSLYGSLGIFLPLIAVNCSILGGSLFMVQRDYTLPQASVYGFGSGLGFALAIVALAAVREKLKYSNVPKPLKGIGITMLITGLMAIAFKSFIGIAV, from the coding sequence ATGGATTTAGTAAGCTTAGCAGTCCGGTCGATCTTTATCGACAATATGATTTTCGCCTATTTCCTTGGTATGTGTTCATTTCTTGCTGTATCTAAGAAAGTAAGTACTGCACTGGGATTAGGTCTGGCGGTTGTTTTCGTTCTTTCGATCACAGCTCCTGTAAACTGGTTATTACAACAATATGTACTTAGAGAAGGTGCTTTGACATGGGTAAGTGCTGAATTTGCCAACGTGAACCTTGAATTCTTACAATTCATCATGTTCATTGCGGTGATTGCAGGTATGGTACAGCTGGTAGAGATGGTAATTGAGAAATTCTCTCCTTCTTTATATGGTTCATTAGGTATATTTCTTCCATTGATCGCTGTAAACTGTTCTATACTTGGTGGTTCTTTATTTATGGTACAGAGAGACTATACACTACCACAAGCATCTGTTTATGGGTTTGGTTCAGGATTAGGGTTTGCTTTGGCTATCGTAGCTCTTGCAGCTGTACGTGAAAAGCTAAAGTATAGCAATGTTCCTAAACCATTAAAAGGAATTGGAATCACAATGCTTATTACTGGTTTGATGGCTATTGCTTTCAAATCGTTTATAGGAATTGCAGTATAA
- a CDS encoding sensor histidine kinase produces MFKKIASISIKDNGTGISKDHINNIFKMFYRATEKTSGSGLGLYIVAETLEKLNGRITVKTEIDKGSEFIIEIPNIKKGS; encoded by the coding sequence CTGTTCAAAAAAATCGCATCAATAAGTATAAAGGATAATGGAACCGGAATAAGTAAAGATCATATTAACAATATATTTAAAATGTTTTACCGAGCTACTGAAAAAACATCCGGTTCAGGCCTGGGTCTTTATATTGTCGCTGAAACATTAGAAAAATTAAATGGTCGAATAACAGTAAAGACAGAAATCGATAAGGGTTCCGAATTTATTATTGAAATTCCAAACATAAAAAAAGGCAGCTAA
- a CDS encoding S8 family serine peptidase, translating into MTKLNFKIVLTLFAVLFFTACEKTEELSTSTEIQSEETASYEYQVIPGKYIVVFNNDANGRFAPSSFTEGQQIMVATAESFLREKASQFALERVFSGGIQGFVAEISDYDVESIKNDSRVKSVEPDYQIIMKAPPWDRDNDGGSTGEEVPFGITRVNGGATYTGSNVAWIIDSGVDLDHEDLNVDASRAFNAFTSGRDAKSADDFNGHGTHVAGTIAAVDNETGVIGVAAGATVVPVKVLDSRGSGSYSGVIAGVDYVAANGSNGDVANLSLGGPVSSALDDAVKAAAANGINMCLAAGNESTDSNGSSPARVNGNNIYTISAMDSNDQWASFSNYANPPVDYCAPGVSIKSTWKDGGYNTISGTSMATPHVAGILLLGNISTDGTVIGDPDGNSDPIAVH; encoded by the coding sequence ATGACAAAGCTTAATTTTAAGATTGTGCTTACATTGTTTGCAGTATTGTTTTTTACTGCTTGTGAGAAAACAGAAGAACTTTCAACTTCAACCGAAATCCAATCTGAAGAAACTGCATCTTACGAATATCAGGTTATCCCTGGTAAATACATTGTAGTTTTCAACAACGATGCTAATGGCAGATTTGCACCTTCATCTTTTACCGAAGGACAGCAGATCATGGTTGCAACAGCTGAATCATTCCTAAGAGAGAAAGCATCTCAATTTGCTCTGGAAAGAGTGTTTAGTGGTGGTATTCAAGGTTTTGTCGCTGAGATCAGCGATTATGATGTTGAATCGATCAAAAATGATTCTCGAGTAAAATCTGTTGAGCCAGATTATCAAATTATTATGAAAGCCCCACCTTGGGACAGAGATAATGATGGTGGTTCAACTGGCGAAGAGGTTCCATTTGGTATCACAAGAGTTAACGGTGGAGCAACTTATACTGGTAGCAATGTAGCTTGGATTATCGATTCAGGAGTTGATCTTGACCATGAAGATCTTAACGTGGACGCATCAAGAGCATTTAATGCCTTTACTTCTGGTAGAGATGCTAAATCTGCAGATGACTTCAATGGACATGGTACTCACGTTGCCGGGACAATCGCAGCAGTTGATAATGAAACCGGAGTAATTGGTGTTGCTGCAGGTGCAACTGTTGTACCTGTTAAAGTTCTGGATTCAAGAGGTAGTGGTTCTTACTCTGGAGTAATTGCCGGTGTAGATTATGTTGCTGCTAACGGTTCTAATGGAGACGTTGCAAACCTCAGTCTGGGAGGTCCGGTATCTTCTGCTTTAGATGATGCTGTAAAGGCGGCTGCAGCAAATGGGATTAATATGTGTCTTGCAGCTGGTAATGAGAGCACTGATTCTAATGGTTCATCTCCAGCAAGGGTAAACGGTAATAATATTTATACTATATCTGCAATGGATAGTAATGATCAGTGGGCTAGCTTTTCAAATTATGCAAATCCACCGGTTGATTATTGTGCACCTGGTGTAAGTATTAAATCTACCTGGAAAGATGGTGGTTATAATACTATTTCGGGAACATCAATGGCGACTCCGCATGTTGCTGGTATCCTGTTACTTGGTAACATTAGTACTGATGGTACAGTTATTGGCGATCCTGATGGAAATAGTGATCCTATTGCAGTTCACTAA
- a CDS encoding Na+-translocating NADH-quinone reductase subunit B encodes MKFLQDIFEKQKPHFEKGGKWEKYYYIFEAHYTLLFAPKDVTSKKGVQIRDAVDMKRMMMTVIIALLPTLIFGIWNVGHQHFLATGQEAATILDKFAIGAYAVLPIVIVSYATGLGIEFTFATIRRHPVNEGFLVSGMLIPLIMPATIPLWQVALATAFAVIIGKEVFGGTGMNILNVALTARAFLYFAYPGDISGDNVWTYFGDSLIGMSDPVQAFSGATPLAMAAADGISSFSNFWLSDAYTFQNMFLGVIPGSIGETSTLMALIGAAILIITGVGSWRIILSVFGGAFLMGYLFNFIYDINYTGQLGTGVKVAFLVGTIILFIVNQKFIKGELKAIIGVLAGMLIFTAVMLFSGAASEFMKVPAQFHLVMGGMAFGAVYMATDPVTASHTFQGKWIYGIMIGALTVLIRVFNPAYPEGIMLAILLMNVFAPLIDIYVVKANKKRRLSRATV; translated from the coding sequence ATGAAGTTTTTACAAGACATATTTGAAAAACAAAAACCTCACTTTGAGAAAGGTGGGAAGTGGGAAAAGTATTATTATATTTTTGAAGCTCACTATACTCTTTTATTTGCTCCAAAGGATGTGACGAGCAAAAAAGGGGTTCAAATCCGGGATGCTGTGGATATGAAGCGTATGATGATGACAGTTATCATTGCTTTACTTCCAACATTAATCTTTGGAATCTGGAATGTAGGACACCAGCATTTTCTGGCAACAGGTCAGGAAGCGGCAACTATTCTTGATAAGTTCGCTATTGGTGCATATGCAGTTCTTCCAATCGTAATCGTATCGTATGCTACTGGATTAGGTATCGAATTTACTTTTGCGACAATAAGGAGGCACCCTGTTAACGAAGGTTTCCTTGTTTCGGGGATGTTAATTCCTTTGATTATGCCAGCTACAATACCTTTATGGCAGGTAGCTCTTGCAACTGCTTTTGCAGTAATTATTGGTAAAGAAGTATTTGGTGGTACTGGAATGAATATTTTGAACGTTGCATTAACTGCACGTGCATTTCTATATTTCGCCTATCCTGGAGATATTTCAGGTGATAATGTTTGGACCTATTTTGGAGATAGTCTTATCGGAATGAGCGATCCTGTACAGGCATTTTCAGGTGCAACTCCTTTAGCAATGGCTGCCGCAGATGGTATCAGTTCATTCTCTAATTTCTGGTTAAGTGATGCTTACACTTTTCAGAACATGTTCCTTGGAGTTATCCCGGGATCTATCGGTGAAACTTCTACTTTAATGGCTCTTATAGGTGCTGCTATCTTAATAATTACAGGAGTTGGAAGCTGGAGAATTATATTATCAGTATTTGGTGGAGCATTCCTGATGGGATATTTATTCAATTTCATTTATGATATTAATTATACCGGTCAGTTGGGTACTGGTGTAAAAGTAGCGTTCTTAGTAGGAACAATTATTTTGTTCATTGTGAATCAAAAGTTCATCAAAGGAGAGTTAAAAGCAATAATCGGAGTACTGGCAGGCATGTTGATATTTACAGCAGTCATGTTGTTCTCAGGTGCTGCAAGTGAATTCATGAAGGTTCCTGCTCAGTTTCACCTTGTTATGGGAGGAATGGCATTTGGAGCTGTTTACATGGCCACTGACCCGGTAACCGCATCACATACTTTCCAGGGTAAATGGATCTACGGAATTATGATCGGAGCCCTTACAGTGTTGATCAGAGTATTTAACCCTGCATATCCTGAAGGAATTATGCTGGCAATACTTCTGATGAACGTATTTGCTCCGCTTATCGATATATATGTTGTAAAAGCTAATAAGAAAAGGAGGTTGAGCCGTGCGACAGTCTAA